A single Micromonospora luteifusca DNA region contains:
- a CDS encoding aldo/keto reductase: MASMIPDISLNDGTTIPQLGFGVFQIEPKDTVAAVTTAFEAGYRHIDTAQMYGNEAEVGEAVRVSGLDRGTVYVTSKLSNAFHRPDDARKAFDSTLAALKMDYIDLFLIHWPLPTLYDGDYVSTWKVLEELQRDGRARSIGVSNFQVSHLQRLADEASVVPAVNQIEAHPYFGNETVRAYGREHNILTEAWSPIAQGKVLDDPTVVDIAEQLDRTPAQVVLRWHVQRGDIIFPKSTTPKRIEENTRIFDFELDDAAMERITELDKGEAGRQGPDPDTFAYLPA, translated from the coding sequence ATGGCCAGCATGATTCCGGACATCAGCCTGAACGACGGCACCACCATCCCGCAGCTCGGCTTCGGGGTGTTCCAGATCGAGCCGAAGGACACCGTCGCGGCGGTGACGACGGCGTTCGAGGCGGGCTACCGGCACATCGACACCGCCCAGATGTACGGCAACGAGGCCGAGGTCGGCGAAGCGGTACGCGTCTCCGGCCTGGACCGGGGCACGGTCTACGTGACCAGCAAGCTGAGCAACGCCTTCCACCGCCCCGACGACGCCCGCAAGGCGTTCGACTCGACGCTCGCGGCGCTGAAGATGGACTACATCGACCTGTTCCTGATCCACTGGCCGCTGCCGACCCTGTACGACGGTGACTACGTCTCGACCTGGAAGGTGCTGGAGGAGTTGCAGCGCGACGGCCGCGCCCGTTCGATCGGCGTGTCGAACTTCCAGGTGTCGCACCTGCAGCGGCTGGCCGACGAGGCGAGCGTCGTGCCGGCGGTGAACCAGATCGAGGCGCACCCGTACTTCGGTAACGAGACCGTCCGCGCCTACGGCCGCGAGCACAACATCCTCACCGAGGCGTGGTCGCCCATCGCGCAGGGCAAGGTGCTGGACGACCCGACGGTGGTCGACATCGCCGAGCAGCTCGACCGGACCCCGGCGCAGGTGGTGCTCCGCTGGCACGTGCAGCGCGGCGACATCATCTTCCCGAAGTCGACCACCCCGAAGCGGATCGAGGAGAACACTCGGATCTTCGACTTCGAGCTGGACGACGCGGCGATGGAGCGGATCACCGAGCTGGACAAGGGCGAGGCCGGGCGGCAGGGCCCCGACCCGGACACCTTCGCGTACCTGCCGGCGTAA
- a CDS encoding LysR family transcriptional regulator, giving the protein MDLLRHLRHFVVVAHELHFGRAAELLGMAQPPLSQSIQRLERELTVELFDRSRRQVRLTTAGELLLGEAEELLAGEGRLRNLMGQIRAGELGVLRAGVPPETPAVTLRALLDGLTTRAPGLDVELHELTTAEQVRMLTERTLDVGLVHHPVTADGLRFGAPVDVPLGVLLPRTSPLARGREVTLASLADLDLVAAPRATAPGWHDHLLVLCRQHGWRPSRVRPARNPEFLFGLVLAGGGVAVEPATVARREPRIAWRPIADAPLAKRTSAAWPDRSAHPAASMFGQLAAEVLAAAEPAPAAPAETSVPAARPWPVLFDTTG; this is encoded by the coding sequence GTGGATCTGCTCCGGCACCTGCGGCACTTCGTGGTGGTCGCACACGAGTTGCACTTCGGGCGGGCCGCGGAGCTGCTCGGGATGGCCCAGCCGCCACTGAGCCAGTCGATCCAACGACTGGAACGGGAGCTGACTGTCGAGTTGTTCGACAGGTCCCGCCGCCAGGTACGCCTCACCACCGCCGGTGAGCTGCTGCTCGGCGAGGCGGAGGAGTTGCTCGCCGGTGAGGGCCGGCTCCGCAACCTGATGGGCCAGATCCGCGCGGGTGAGCTCGGCGTACTCCGGGCCGGGGTGCCGCCGGAGACGCCCGCGGTGACGCTGCGGGCGTTGCTGGACGGGCTCACCACCCGGGCGCCCGGCCTGGATGTGGAGTTGCACGAGCTGACCACCGCCGAGCAGGTACGGATGCTCACCGAGCGGACCCTGGACGTGGGTTTGGTGCACCACCCCGTGACGGCGGACGGGCTGCGTTTCGGCGCCCCGGTCGACGTACCCCTGGGGGTGCTGCTTCCGCGCACCTCGCCGCTGGCCCGCGGCCGTGAGGTGACGCTCGCGTCGCTGGCCGACCTGGATCTGGTGGCCGCGCCCCGGGCCACCGCGCCCGGCTGGCACGACCACCTGCTGGTGTTGTGCCGCCAGCACGGTTGGCGCCCGAGCCGGGTGCGCCCGGCCCGCAACCCGGAATTCCTCTTCGGGCTGGTGCTGGCCGGAGGTGGGGTGGCCGTGGAGCCGGCGACGGTGGCGCGACGGGAACCCCGGATCGCCTGGCGGCCGATCGCCGACGCACCGCTGGCCAAGCGCACCTCGGCGGCCTGGCCGGACCGCTCGGCACACCCGGCGGCGTCGATGTTCGGGCAGCTCGCCGCCGAGGTGCTGGCCGCCGCCGAGCCTGCGCCGGCCGCGCCGGCCGAGACGTCGGTGCCGGCGGCCCGGCCCTGGCCGGTGCTGTTCGACACGACCGGGTGA
- a CDS encoding serine hydrolase — MDVGERIEAIFAAAGVTASMHVVDLDAVDLALDEPGGGAREVGARADEQVVIASIFKILLVLEFARQVEAGQLDPTERVLVTAADRLGGWGLAGCTDDAEVSLRDLAYFAMSVTDNTAADLLLRRVGPDLLPMLAAELGLTRTRVLGGPRELVELMLADVGARTEAEFARIFPTLSAERVRAMRVFDPAHTTSSTAREITRLLTLIWRDEAGPAAACAMVRTWMARQIFWTRLAAGFPPGVRVSGKTGTLPGLHLEAGVAEYPDGGRYAIAVFARAHELTPRRIDVDLAMGQAARTAVEALRGN; from the coding sequence GTGGACGTGGGGGAGCGCATCGAGGCCATCTTCGCCGCCGCCGGGGTGACGGCCAGCATGCACGTCGTCGACCTGGACGCCGTCGACCTGGCCCTTGACGAGCCGGGCGGCGGCGCTCGGGAGGTCGGAGCGCGGGCCGACGAGCAGGTGGTCATCGCCTCGATCTTCAAGATCCTGCTGGTGCTGGAGTTCGCCCGGCAGGTCGAGGCCGGTCAGCTGGACCCGACCGAGCGGGTCCTGGTCACCGCCGCCGACCGGCTTGGCGGATGGGGTCTGGCCGGCTGCACCGACGACGCCGAGGTGTCGCTGCGTGACCTCGCGTACTTCGCCATGTCGGTGACCGACAACACGGCCGCCGACCTGCTGCTGCGCCGGGTCGGTCCGGACCTGTTGCCGATGCTCGCCGCCGAGCTGGGGTTGACCCGCACCCGTGTCCTCGGCGGTCCTCGGGAGCTGGTCGAGTTGATGCTCGCCGACGTGGGCGCACGGACCGAGGCGGAGTTCGCCCGGATCTTCCCCACGCTGTCGGCGGAACGGGTACGCGCGATGCGGGTCTTCGACCCCGCGCACACCACGTCCAGCACCGCCCGGGAGATTACCCGGCTGCTCACGCTGATCTGGCGGGACGAGGCCGGGCCGGCGGCGGCCTGCGCGATGGTCCGCACCTGGATGGCCCGGCAGATCTTCTGGACCCGGCTGGCCGCCGGGTTCCCACCCGGCGTCCGAGTCTCCGGAAAGACCGGCACCCTGCCCGGGCTGCACCTGGAGGCCGGGGTCGCCGAATACCCCGACGGCGGCCGGTACGCCATCGCCGTCTTCGCCCGCGCCCACGAGC